TGGGCAATTCCAAACTACTTCGTGACACAATCCATTTCTTGCCACAATAATgacaatttattgaaataaaacGTTACATCAAGAGTCCCTTGCTTGCACTCATGTACATGTTTCCTCAATGTATAAAGTCGTGAAGCGTTCTGCCTCTTCAAATATAGTTTATGGACAGCTTCCCAAATATCCCAAACTAATGCTGAATAAAGTAGTGGCTTCTTGATCTGGGGTTCCATACTGTTTATCAAAATCGAGCGGAGGAGAGAATACTCCCCCTTCAATATACGTTCCTGAGGATCCCCAAGGTTCGGTTTGGGTATCTCCCCGGTTAGATATCCGAACTTGTGCGTTCACACGAGGCCATTTTCAATAGATTGCGACCAAGAATAAATAGTTCTGGCCGTTAAGTTTTTCTCCGATAGATATTCCTACAGAATTGCCCACAAACCAGACATAATGTTTGCATAGGTAAAAGAGAGTAAAGTATTTACCGGTATTTCTGAACATAATGGAAAGCCCGAATACGTATCTGGATGAAAGTCAGTCGAAGGATTTTGCTGTGGATCTAACGTAGGTTCGACAACAGGGTTGGGGCGGGGCGGGGCGGGGCGGGGAGGGTTCCCCATCCCATCCCTGCCCCATCCCCGCCATTTCAAGGCGAGGACGGGGACAAGGCTTCTCCGTCGGGGAAACGGGTCCTGCGAGGACCATTcccattttcttcctttttattttcctatgggcacttttttttttttgtaaattatcTTTGGTTTGGGCTTTGACATTTAGTTGAGCTTAGATTGagctaaattaaaaatcaagctAAATGACAAAAGTTAAATACCtaatatatatagaaaagaaaatatttaaaaatctaattatatatatagaaaaaatatttaaaatcctAATCGGGCGGGGGCGGGAAGCGGGGACACCCTCCCCATTCCCCCATCCAGGTTTAGGGACCCTAAAAAAGGATCCCGGTTTGACCCATCCCGTTCAAATCGAAGATTCCGCCCCGATACCGCAGGGATCCGACCCCCCGGGAAATTTTGCCATCCCTAATCTAACGGCTGCCCCAAGCGCAAAAAATCTGCTTTACTGCAATTTTGTCAGTTTACTGTTGAAACCCAATGGTCCCACTAAAACCCACTATGGGTTGTTTCTGCCCATAAACCCCTGAAAAACCGGTCTCTTGCTGGCATGGGAAAAGAAGCCTGATGGGCCGGCTGACCAAAGAAAGGAGCGTGGGAAAAGAGTCTGTTGACGGTCTTCTGTTGGGCTTGTTGGACCGGTTCGGCTGGACCGGTTGGTTCGAAGGATTGGGTAGAAGAGATGGAAGGCTCGTCTACGATGGAGGATGCTACGACTGAAGGCCGACCTGTCTGGGCTGCGAAAGAAGACCTGGCTGTGATTGGGTAGAGGTGACGGCTGCGATGGAGGACCTCTGACAGCAGCTGGAGTAATCACTCGTTCGGCAGCGGTTAGAAATATTGCCCAATCGGTGGCGCCCTACTGTACGGCTGCGCGACGAAAGAAGAATGGCCAGTCGGTCTGTTCAATCGGCGACTGTCTGCCCTACGAACAGTGGATCTGTAATGGTCCAGTAACGAGTGTAAATATTGGTCGAGTGGCTAATCCTAATTTCAGCACTTTGAGAATTTTTCACCGGAGTTCCATTCCTTGCTAGGGTTGATGACTAAATTTCTTCTATTCCAGCTACGGTCTCATCACTGTGCtttgataccatattgaaaagTAAAGGGTAGAAGAGAAAACACCAAAGTTATGTGGAAAACCCTAAACCAGGGAGAAAAAATCATGATAAGAGTCTTTTATTAATTTCTGATACACAATACACAATACAGGGACAGATATAAATAACCAATGATAAGAAACCCTAGACTGTAGACACCAcgtaaaaagactaaaatgtaGGGCTAAACAACATTTTCAACAGTATCCGTACCTTAAAAAGCTCTATAAGAAGCTGTCATGCTAATAGCCAATCCAAGTTGACTTCTTCTTGGTGTTCTTTTACCACATTGCGAAGCCGAGGTGAGACAATATTTACCCATTTTGCTATCTCCCCTTCACAAACTACTTTCTTCAAGTTTTTTAGATTTCTTAGTGATGGTGGAAGCTTGTGCATGATCGGACAACTCCACATATAAAGCTTTTCCAACTTCTGCAAGTTGCCAATCTTATCTGGAAGTTTGGTAAGGCCAACACAATGAGATATGTCAAGATCCATCAATTCTCGGAGCCTTGAGACTGATTCTGGCAACTTCTCCAAATGAATACAAGATCTAAGCCTTAgagtttttagattaattaacTGCCCAATTTCCTCGGGTAATGAAGATAATCCGTGACAGTTTGTAATGGTCAGTTTCTCCAATGTGATAATTTCACATAGTCCAACAGGGAGGGCCACCAAATCATTGCAAAAATCTATGGAAATTTCAAGCAAGTTAGGCAACACGGATGAGATCTGGGTTGAACAGTTCGTAAAAGCTTTATCAATTTTGCACATAAAGAACGATAGCTTCTTAAGATGAAACAGTGGTTTCAGGTTCTCGTCACTAAAAGAAGGAATGGAAATTCGCTCAAGACTGATTCTTTCTAACCTTGACAAACAGTTGATTAGTTGATAATCACTTGTCAATTCAGTTGGAAAGGACCTGTAATTCCTGACTATCAGAGCTTTCAATCTGTTCATTCTCTTCATGAAATCGGGCAAGTTGTAAGTTTTTGACCCAGGATTTAGAATTAACACCTCAACTTCAGGTGCTTCCATGTCAGGCCAACATGATGAGAACATCTCATCTGCACCATCAACATCCCATTCAGTTTTAGATTGTACAAAGAGATAATGAATATGACATGCCAAACAtaggggagagagagagaaaacatGGACGGACCTGTTGTTATGGACAAAAGGCGGGCTTTCATAGGTTGCGTCTTTTTTTCAGACCACCATTTGGGAAATTCATTTCTGTTAATATCCACAAGCAATCTTGTCCTTTCGACTATTAGCTGCTCATTAGTCAAATGGACAGCCAACTCTCTAAGCATGTCATGCTGTGTAATATAGGACTCGCTGTAGTAATCGTCTTGATGTGCTTCATTTCTGGAAAATTATCACAACACTACAGTAATTCAAGTTCataaccaaatggttatcaagcACAGTCCACATGCTGTTTATGTTCAGAAACTTATGCATTAAAAATGATTTAGTCATTATGATTACTCAAAGTGTCTTGGAGAGTCAAATCTGAAGTTGATTTAGAGACTGTTTCCCAGAAAAAAGGGGGATTAAAtcaataatagaatatgtttccttTCTACCATTCCTTGTGTTATGTTCATAAAGTAAATGTTCAAGTGAGATAATGTGTAATACTTTTTTGGGTGTTCATCAATGATCAATTTATGTTTATAGTTCTTCAAATTAGTCCAAAAGATAGAAACtcaagattatatatatatatattatatataatcaataatAGACAAGATCCTTCTGgtaaataattgaaataaaaccaTACCCAAAGGAATTCCTTTGTTTTCTTCTACATAATATTTTACAACAACATCCATAAAATAATAAGGAAACATCAACTTTTTGCCTGCATCGTGCATATCAAACCATAATAAAACGCAGTTTTTACAACAAATAACATCAATTACGTAGTCAAGAAGCAAGATCAACATAATCCAAACACAACTTGGAAGACCCAGAATTTTACCTCAAAGAGATAGTGTTGACTAAAGTCCGGGTGAAGAGCTCGTCAAGGTTTGACATTGTTTCACATTCATCTTGTTCATACAACACTGCACAAATGTCAATGAAGGTAGCCACACGAATTCTCTGGTCTTCAGGAAATGAACCTAAATCCATGAAACACTCCTTCAGTACCATCTTGTCATCTGGGACTGCATCTAAGGTGCCTTTGAGGCATTCCAGAAGCTCTTTCTCCGAACCCAGAATAGAATCTCCTCTAGATAATTTCCTCTCTTGAACTTTCCAAACTGAAGCAGCTCTGCCCGAAAGTGATCTTGCAATCACTTTCAGAGCAAGTGGGAATCTCTTACAACCCCTCACTATCTGCAATTCAGTCATTCAAAACTTCAGTTGCAGTTCAGGACTCAGATAtggaaaaaagattttttttttttttttttttttgtggtggGGGTAATTAATTACCTTTTCCACAATTTGTTCATCTGGGAACTGTGGCATTCTGTTATCCAGCGATGCCGAGCGATGAAACAGCTCCTTTGCATCCTTATGGTCCAAAAGTTCCAAATCATATGACTCACCAAATGCAGGAAACTTGAATCTAGAGGTCACCAAAATTTTGCAGTTAGGCATTCGAGAGAACTTTTCAAGAAGCTTATTTGATTCGGAACCTTCCCAGACATCGTCCAACACAATCAATACAGGATTTGGACTCATTTGCCCCAGCAGTAGTTCTAAACACCGGAATGCCTCATCGTCCCTCACAGAATCAGATACTACAGACCTCCCGAGGCtttggattatagattttaagatGAGTTTCGTATCTGGTTTGCTTGAAACAGTGAGGAAAAAGATGTTCCTCTGGAATTTATCTGTGAAAAATGCAGAAATCAGAAAGCATTTGTAAGAACTGCAAACAACTTTAGTAATGGTAACACATTTTTCAGAAGAAATAGTTAGTTTACTTACTTTTAACTTGCTTGTCGTGACAAAATCTTACAGCCAGAGTGCTTTTTCCACAACCCCCGGGAGCTGTCACTACCAACAATCGAACCCCATCTCTGAAAAGTTTCGCCTTCAATTTCTCAACTGGTTTTTCCAATCCAACACTTTCTTCTGTAATCTCAGGAACCTTCACAATTAAATCCACC
This DNA window, taken from Benincasa hispida cultivar B227 chromosome 6, ASM972705v1, whole genome shotgun sequence, encodes the following:
- the LOC120080372 gene encoding probable disease resistance protein At5g66900, with amino-acid sequence MAGALVGGAALGVPFNELATILKNFGERAISFDPVLKETQSKVNDIIPLLKEIDDLNEALEYPKEEMETLRNLLEVAKKLLLRCLRLKKLDYIRKSTHTEKLRDLNTKIGSFKDVLLMQMARDGKKTLKIASEIKDVVLRLDSKFGLSNTVDLIVKVPEITEESVGLEKPVEKLKAKLFRDGVRLLVVTAPGGCGKSTLAVRFCHDKQVKNKFQRNIFFLTVSSKPDTKLILKSIIQSLGRSVVSDSVRDDEAFRCLELLLGQMSPNPVLIVLDDVWEGSESNKLLEKFSRMPNCKILVTSRFKFPAFGESYDLELLDHKDAKELFHRSASLDNRMPQFPDEQIVEKIVRGCKRFPLALKVIARSLSGRAASVWKVQERKLSRGDSILGSEKELLECLKGTLDAVPDDKMVLKECFMDLGSFPEDQRIRVATFIDICAVLYEQDECETMSNLDELFTRTLVNTISLRNEAHQDDYYSESYITQHDMLRELAVHLTNEQLIVERTRLLVDINRNEFPKWWSEKKTQPMKARLLSITTDEMFSSCWPDMEAPEVEVLILNPGSKTYNLPDFMKRMNRLKALIVRNYRSFPTELTSDYQLINCLSRLERISLERISIPSFSDENLKPLFHLKKLSFFMCKIDKAFTNCSTQISSVLPNLLEISIDFCNDLVALPVGLCEIITLEKLTITNCHGLSSLPEEIGQLINLKTLRLRSCIHLEKLPESVSRLRELMDLDISHCVGLTKLPDKIGNLQKLEKLYMWSCPIMHKLPPSLRNLKNLKKVVCEGEIAKWVNIVSPRLRNVVKEHQEEVNLDWLLA